A part of Bdellovibrionales bacterium genomic DNA contains:
- a CDS encoding ThiF family adenylyltransferase → MSFSDDYAFRFGGMGRLIGKPMLEKLRLSHATVIGVGGVGGWAAEALVRSGVGEISVVDFDEVCLSNTNRQIQALSDEVGKLKVQVLANRFRLINPEIKINILDFAFNSDSVEAVLGGNTDVVIDAIDRASNKCFLITECKNRGIPLVVTGAAGGRRNPALIKISDITEVQEDALLARVRRILRQNTDSLELQNKNLALPLWRAVKDRLCHKKMAVKFLQILSRLTRWTTSLKLVTISKSLRLGDLIAALDTAPPVL, encoded by the coding sequence GTGAGCTTTTCTGATGATTATGCCTTTAGATTTGGCGGAATGGGTCGACTCATAGGAAAGCCAATGCTGGAAAAATTGCGTCTCTCTCATGCCACCGTGATCGGAGTGGGTGGCGTTGGAGGCTGGGCCGCAGAGGCCTTGGTGCGCAGTGGAGTCGGCGAAATTTCTGTGGTCGATTTCGATGAAGTTTGCCTTTCCAATACCAATCGACAGATTCAGGCTCTGTCCGACGAGGTGGGAAAACTTAAAGTTCAGGTTTTGGCGAATAGATTTCGCCTCATTAATCCCGAAATTAAAATTAATATCTTAGATTTTGCCTTCAATTCTGATTCAGTTGAAGCCGTGTTAGGCGGGAACACTGACGTGGTCATCGATGCAATAGACCGGGCGTCAAACAAGTGTTTCCTTATCACCGAATGTAAAAATCGAGGCATCCCTCTCGTCGTCACCGGTGCCGCTGGAGGCAGGAGAAACCCAGCTCTCATTAAGATCAGCGACATCACTGAAGTTCAAGAAGATGCCCTTTTGGCACGAGTGCGACGGATTCTTCGCCAAAATACGGATTCCCTCGAGCTCCAAAACAAAAATTTGGCCTTACCGTTGTGGCGAGCAGTGAAAGACCGACTTTGCCACAAGAAGATGGCTGTGAAATTTCTCCAGATCCTTTCGCGTCTGACCAGATGGACCACATCACTCAAGCTGGTCACAATATCCAAGAGTCTCCGTCTGGGCGACTTGATTGCCGCACTGGATACGGCACCGCCAGTTTTGTGA
- a CDS encoding right-handed parallel beta-helix repeat-containing protein, with protein sequence MPSAIRVIFDGGALVCDDLAGGTPAEVGRRLQSCFDRADAYGVIELLPGVHLVSQALHIQKPVRIVTQGLDEASPPCADNVDKHCAVIRAVSPMANISRSFLRITSNEVELDRIVIDGNKDQRYSSPEADGCLRGDNGYGMNISATSNFLSLVGMTSTNALCGTGVEIGGGLNLLVQDSYFTANGVHNVQNLWSDGLTVGSAINATITGNYFRDNTDVDLIFGGCTNCNISGNTVKHSASFASSTFAAMMFHAWPGGPGDYTGSTITGNKVDCANFRCGFGFMIGASPWYQATTKGGLYFDNQITGAQVGILINDATDVNVPIQIGPNNVSNCGGNFLSSAGPVTAAALVISPGSIRNVQFVQGASISEYSVMNFKGAILNWWTQDVAPPPPPASVCDANHPAPSWGGKDGQCLASCGGLGGTSAFADACSNHGKVDAGRAYDVPFCCKDPAPVSPPPPPPPPPPTSVCDANHTAPHWGVKGGQCLASCGGLGGTSAFADACSNHGKVDAGRAYDVPFCCKDPAPVSPPPPPPPPPPPTSVCDANHPAPHWGVKGGQCLASCGGIGGTSAFADACSNHGKVDAGRAYDVPFCCK encoded by the coding sequence TTGCCATCTGCAATTAGGGTGATATTTGATGGTGGAGCCTTGGTTTGCGATGATCTGGCAGGAGGGACTCCGGCCGAGGTTGGCCGGCGCCTGCAATCTTGTTTTGATAGGGCCGACGCCTATGGGGTTATAGAGCTGTTGCCAGGGGTGCATCTTGTGTCTCAAGCACTTCATATTCAAAAGCCAGTTCGAATTGTAACTCAGGGACTTGATGAGGCTTCGCCCCCTTGCGCCGACAACGTCGATAAACACTGTGCCGTCATTCGCGCCGTTTCTCCTATGGCAAATATCTCCCGCAGTTTTTTGCGTATCACAAGCAACGAGGTGGAATTAGATCGCATCGTTATCGACGGTAACAAAGATCAGAGGTACTCAAGTCCCGAGGCCGACGGCTGCTTACGTGGAGACAATGGGTATGGTATGAATATTTCCGCAACTTCCAATTTTCTATCCCTGGTAGGCATGACTTCGACAAATGCCCTATGCGGAACGGGTGTTGAGATTGGCGGTGGGTTGAATCTTTTGGTTCAAGATAGTTATTTTACAGCCAATGGAGTCCATAATGTTCAAAATTTATGGTCCGATGGTTTGACAGTTGGGTCAGCTATCAATGCCACGATTACAGGAAACTATTTTAGAGACAACACTGATGTAGACCTGATTTTCGGCGGTTGCACAAATTGTAATATCTCTGGAAATACAGTTAAACACAGTGCCAGTTTTGCCTCCTCCACATTTGCTGCGATGATGTTTCATGCTTGGCCAGGAGGACCTGGAGATTACACGGGATCGACAATAACTGGAAATAAGGTTGATTGCGCAAACTTTCGTTGTGGCTTTGGCTTTATGATTGGAGCCTCTCCTTGGTATCAGGCGACGACCAAAGGTGGATTGTATTTTGATAATCAAATTACTGGGGCGCAGGTAGGAATTTTGATCAATGATGCAACCGATGTCAATGTGCCTATTCAAATTGGACCCAATAATGTATCCAATTGTGGCGGAAATTTTCTCTCGAGCGCAGGTCCAGTAACTGCGGCCGCTTTGGTTATTTCGCCAGGTTCAATTCGCAATGTTCAGTTTGTACAAGGTGCGAGTATTTCTGAATATTCTGTCATGAATTTTAAAGGTGCAATATTGAACTGGTGGACTCAAGATGTCGCTCCACCACCTCCACCTGCTTCTGTGTGCGATGCAAATCATCCGGCACCCAGTTGGGGAGGAAAAGATGGCCAGTGTTTGGCTTCATGTGGTGGGCTTGGTGGCACATCCGCTTTTGCGGATGCCTGCTCCAATCACGGAAAAGTTGATGCTGGCAGAGCCTACGATGTGCCATTTTGCTGTAAGGATCCAGCCCCTGTGTCGCCGCCGCCACCACCGCCGCCGCCGCCACCTACTTCTGTGTGCGATGCAAATCATACGGCACCTCATTGGGGAGTGAAAGGTGGTCAGTGTTTGGCTTCATGTGGTGGGCTTGGTGGCACATCCGCTTTTGCGGATGCCTGCTCCAATCACGGAAAAGTTGATGCTGGCAGAGCCTACGATGTGCCATTTTGCTGTAAGGATCCAGCCCCTGTGTCGCCACCGCCGCCACCACCGCCGCCGCCACCACCTACTTCTGTGTGCGATGCAAATCATCCGGCACCTCATTGGGGAGTGAAAGGTGGTCAGTGTTTGGCTTCATGCGGTGGCATTGGTGGCACATCCGCTTTTGCGGATGCCTGCTCCAATCACGGAAAAGTTGATGCTGGCAGAGCCTACGATGTGCCATTTTGCTGTAAGTAA
- a CDS encoding TatD family hydrolase produces MNQWWDAHCHLSFLKDEQLATLFRHVDSQNPDLAGHFIQGGYDPQDWKRQIEISSAYPEHLSLCFGLHPWALMQLDSTSRNRAWDQLLSMAPQAQLIGETGIDHFETQDPVARATQVDFFRRHLDLARTLNRPLVLHIVQAHQLAIQILKEHPLPSRPGLIHGFSASTEMAQEYISLGFFISVGPNFLKKGFKQLKKAVMKIEMKHLVIESDSPRDRLEPELDLGVVNRVAQELAKIKGLSMTEVQQGNQENLEALCGFSL; encoded by the coding sequence TTGAATCAATGGTGGGATGCTCACTGTCATTTGTCCTTTCTCAAAGACGAGCAATTGGCCACTCTTTTTCGTCATGTTGATTCCCAAAACCCAGACCTAGCAGGGCATTTTATTCAAGGCGGCTACGATCCTCAGGATTGGAAACGCCAAATCGAGATTTCGAGTGCCTACCCCGAGCACCTGTCACTCTGTTTTGGACTGCACCCCTGGGCACTTATGCAGTTGGACTCAACCTCGCGAAATAGAGCTTGGGATCAGCTTTTAAGTATGGCTCCCCAGGCTCAGCTGATCGGAGAAACCGGCATAGACCACTTTGAGACTCAAGATCCCGTGGCAAGAGCCACTCAAGTTGATTTTTTTCGGCGGCATTTGGATCTTGCCAGAACTCTCAATCGTCCCCTGGTCCTTCATATCGTTCAAGCCCATCAACTCGCCATTCAGATACTGAAAGAGCATCCTCTCCCTTCAAGGCCAGGGCTTATCCACGGTTTCTCAGCCAGCACAGAGATGGCTCAGGAATACATCAGCTTGGGTTTTTTCATTTCAGTCGGGCCCAATTTCTTGAAAAAGGGATTCAAACAGCTTAAGAAGGCGGTCATGAAAATTGAAATGAAACACCTCGTGATTGAGAGTGATTCACCCAGAGACCGCCTTGAACCTGAACTGGATCTAGGAGTTGTAAACAGAGTGGCTCAGGAGCTAGCGAAGATCAAGGGACTGTCGATGACTGAGGTCCAGCAGGGAAATCAAGAAAATCTTGAGGCTTTGTGCGGCTTTTCATTGTGA
- a CDS encoding c-type cytochrome produces the protein MNHRIIGNLTNPVPFFVFLLALLVFSIQCDRRGPHQKISPVAQNGTKKEGTKTGAGGAGKEIKYSDVQAIFKNRCGRCHNGAGLPNWNDEKVAEDFAKNRKLIQRIADKGGMPPAGTAEATEITAAERDLIQQWASSVSKPKESATSSPDSGSAAGQPPGADGTGNSGGGTPDPVTEVTVASPAPAAPQSLASTLQQCAACHGEHGLSSSSGFPHLAGQSASYLNEQLNHFREGIRKDSSGAMNGIASNLSKENQDAVVSYFSNRPPPAATPLSGKKIENFDVLFKKGQELVKNLACTGCHDSGPNLLTVAPHFPNLAGQDPVYIQKQLSAFLSGERTNASVMPNLLKQANPPLTDEDLQALGIYFQNLRPEKTESKD, from the coding sequence ATGAATCACAGGATTATCGGGAATTTGACCAACCCCGTACCTTTTTTTGTCTTCCTTTTAGCGCTTCTTGTCTTCAGCATCCAATGCGACCGAAGAGGGCCTCACCAGAAAATAAGCCCAGTAGCCCAAAATGGAACAAAAAAGGAAGGCACTAAGACTGGCGCTGGGGGCGCTGGGAAAGAAATAAAGTATTCAGACGTTCAAGCCATTTTTAAGAACCGCTGCGGACGATGCCACAATGGAGCTGGCTTGCCCAATTGGAATGACGAGAAAGTTGCGGAGGACTTTGCAAAAAATAGAAAGTTGATCCAGCGAATCGCAGACAAGGGGGGCATGCCTCCTGCAGGCACTGCCGAGGCGACTGAAATAACGGCTGCGGAAAGAGACCTGATCCAACAATGGGCCTCAAGTGTTTCTAAGCCAAAAGAGAGCGCCACATCCAGCCCGGACAGCGGTTCCGCAGCAGGCCAACCACCAGGTGCCGACGGGACTGGAAATAGCGGCGGTGGCACTCCAGATCCGGTGACTGAAGTGACTGTGGCTTCTCCAGCTCCTGCAGCCCCCCAGAGTCTTGCCTCTACCTTGCAGCAGTGTGCCGCATGCCATGGCGAACACGGTCTTTCTTCCAGTAGCGGGTTTCCTCATTTAGCGGGTCAAAGTGCGAGTTACTTAAATGAACAGCTCAATCATTTTCGCGAAGGAATAAGAAAGGACTCATCAGGGGCGATGAATGGGATCGCAAGCAATTTAAGCAAAGAGAATCAGGACGCTGTGGTTTCTTATTTCAGCAATCGTCCGCCCCCTGCTGCCACTCCGCTTTCCGGTAAAAAAATAGAAAATTTTGATGTTCTGTTTAAAAAGGGCCAAGAGCTTGTGAAAAACTTGGCTTGCACTGGCTGCCACGATTCGGGGCCAAATCTGCTTACGGTTGCGCCTCATTTTCCAAACCTCGCTGGGCAAGACCCTGTTTATATTCAGAAGCAATTGTCAGCGTTCCTGTCAGGCGAGCGCACAAATGCATCGGTAATGCCCAACCTACTCAAGCAGGCCAATCCGCCTCTCACAGACGAAGATCTGCAAGCGCTAGGGATATATTTTCAAAATCTTCGTCCTGAAAAGACGGAGAGCAAGGATTGA
- a CDS encoding S1 RNA-binding domain-containing protein: protein MVTDRMTARRATVERKKTAEIFHSSGEGRMAKKDIFGDEIVDGKAQDYERLLAETSKPVRKISVGDRLKGEVLSVGKEEIYVSTEGPVDAVVARRELLDEQGQVKVKKGEILEVIVTQVREDVIRAKPADSRSGTEEIDNLEDAHDMELPVEGRVLEFVKGGFRVQIQSYKAFCPMSQMDLGSIKTPEDYVNKKFEFLITQIDERHTNIVVSRRKLLELLRSDREGEVLSKLKEGDLVEGHVTRIESFGAFVEVMPLVEGLIHISELSWARIKHPGEVLEVGAPVKVKILKIQESDQRLHISLSLKQGGGEQDPWMRFTQQNPLGTKIEGLIERKEPFGFFVKLASGVNGLLHQSKWRDALDGKSIEAKRPGDSLWVEIEKIDLEAHKISLRLPGEGEDQSWRDHLPAPSTQGLGTFASLFQKASKK, encoded by the coding sequence TTGGTAACCGATAGAATGACGGCGAGAAGAGCGACAGTAGAAAGAAAAAAAACGGCAGAAATATTTCACAGCAGTGGTGAGGGCAGGATGGCAAAAAAGGATATCTTTGGGGATGAAATTGTTGATGGCAAGGCTCAAGACTATGAGCGTTTATTGGCAGAGACATCCAAGCCGGTTCGAAAAATTTCGGTAGGCGATCGACTCAAGGGCGAGGTTCTTTCGGTTGGTAAGGAAGAAATCTATGTCTCAACTGAAGGGCCTGTGGATGCTGTTGTTGCGCGCAGAGAGCTCCTTGATGAACAGGGTCAGGTCAAAGTAAAAAAAGGAGAGATTCTTGAAGTCATCGTAACTCAGGTTCGCGAAGACGTGATCAGAGCGAAGCCGGCGGATTCTCGAAGCGGCACAGAAGAGATCGACAATCTAGAAGATGCTCATGACATGGAGCTTCCGGTTGAGGGGCGTGTCTTGGAATTCGTCAAAGGCGGATTTCGGGTTCAAATTCAATCCTACAAAGCCTTTTGTCCGATGAGTCAGATGGATTTGGGATCAATAAAAACCCCAGAGGACTACGTCAATAAAAAATTCGAATTTTTGATTACCCAAATAGATGAAAGGCATACAAATATCGTTGTGTCTCGACGTAAACTTCTCGAGCTCTTACGCTCTGATCGTGAGGGAGAGGTGCTTTCAAAGTTGAAAGAAGGGGATCTCGTTGAAGGGCATGTGACGCGGATAGAGAGTTTTGGTGCCTTTGTTGAGGTTATGCCTCTGGTTGAGGGATTGATTCACATTTCTGAGTTGTCCTGGGCCCGCATCAAACATCCTGGCGAAGTTCTTGAGGTGGGTGCTCCAGTCAAAGTCAAGATTCTCAAGATACAGGAGAGTGATCAGCGGTTGCACATCTCTCTGTCTCTCAAGCAAGGCGGAGGAGAACAAGATCCATGGATGCGATTCACTCAGCAGAATCCTCTCGGTACCAAAATCGAAGGGCTCATAGAACGAAAAGAACCATTTGGCTTTTTTGTGAAGTTGGCGAGTGGTGTCAATGGGCTTCTTCATCAATCCAAATGGCGCGATGCTCTCGATGGAAAATCAATTGAGGCGAAGAGGCCCGGTGATTCCTTATGGGTTGAAATCGAGAAGATTGATTTGGAGGCTCATAAGATAAGTCTTCGTCTCCCTGGCGAAGGAGAGGATCAATCCTGGAGAGATCATCTGCCTGCACCAAGCACCCAAGGACTCGGAACCTTTGCCTCCCTCTTTCAGAAGGCCTCAAAGAAATAG
- a CDS encoding AgmX/PglI C-terminal domain-containing protein, which yields MNTYLIALLTVIGALVTTGCQSISHRRAADPEVAIRHFEANLAPAKKCADDLVKKKKDREGEISVQWTVNDKGEVLNPLVAQNTFGDLAVGDCFLSLLHRLKFPPTQIFTKTTVTYAFRWTSLVERALPPAKSP from the coding sequence ATGAACACATATCTGATTGCACTTCTAACGGTGATTGGCGCCCTCGTGACAACGGGTTGCCAATCGATTTCTCATCGCAGAGCGGCTGACCCAGAAGTGGCGATCCGTCATTTTGAAGCAAATCTTGCTCCTGCTAAAAAATGTGCCGATGATCTTGTGAAAAAGAAAAAAGACAGAGAGGGCGAGATCTCTGTTCAGTGGACGGTGAACGACAAAGGTGAGGTTTTGAACCCCCTCGTGGCGCAGAACACGTTTGGAGATCTTGCTGTTGGCGATTGTTTTTTGAGTTTGCTGCATCGCCTTAAATTTCCGCCTACTCAAATTTTTACAAAAACCACAGTGACCTACGCATTCCGGTGGACGAGTCTTGTTGAGAGAGCTTTGCCTCCAGCAAAGTCCCCTTAA
- a CDS encoding M48 family metalloprotease, with amino-acid sequence MKDQGPKSRGRSKCCDLDDWGASQGNEMRIEMFFIILNLVLAPLSLAGGKSAEGDFTLRSSRATFAEFMGDPYLRGVFSDLQRRYLTSNPDQTLHEFIARQFTLGSIVDDFIKNEEASLRSFELEKGAELLELGPAAKGHYAAIYSLLTRTAVDLGFSPQAIENRRVYVEFGQNAFAVSKTAEHIFVVLSSQLIEKLNFVELRSVFAHELSHIKNQHVIERHIESILSSLAVEIYSNGVPDQIDNDLLGRLLKYMRHINLGPETKITAHSVGEDGTQPSSRSNLRNIIEDAFESLLTLERTEFEALMRDFLEIQLKRLKEMKAQEEDISFHKSLFALDPFDKSHKDRLPLDALLQKMNRAFNALSQAQEESADRFGTSVTSSDQTAAATLFATLDVRLQRNDRISMLDQVQQQWQRFQTKFSQDERAAHSFGSTHPGNIPRISKIMQTPAYPAILFANPFLRLLLLEDELNLRLSHLSSQSAPANQLKRVSSLLSKLQSRLFYLITHAGTESRSSLAAPANPHFDNFVQFITSQIELRRQIQRANGAVETTLQENGRKYIEANRLFQGLLSSLNQTLNTTPVWHYKKRSRLKDRLNILEQIARAETDEDLRLIRRRTSPVSTDSVDGIRSSRIPISLLTSCRSKLISKK; translated from the coding sequence TTGAAAGATCAAGGACCAAAATCAAGAGGCCGCAGCAAATGCTGTGACCTTGATGATTGGGGGGCATCGCAAGGAAATGAAATGCGGATAGAGATGTTTTTTATCATTCTTAATCTTGTTTTGGCGCCTCTATCCCTAGCTGGTGGAAAAAGTGCTGAGGGTGATTTCACCCTCAGATCCAGTCGAGCCACTTTTGCCGAATTCATGGGCGACCCCTATTTGAGAGGGGTCTTTTCGGACCTCCAGCGTCGCTACCTCACCTCGAATCCAGATCAAACTCTACACGAATTTATTGCCAGGCAATTTACTTTGGGTTCGATTGTAGATGATTTTATTAAAAACGAAGAAGCATCCCTCCGTTCTTTCGAACTTGAAAAGGGAGCCGAGCTGCTCGAACTCGGCCCTGCTGCAAAAGGACATTATGCCGCGATTTACTCACTCCTCACTCGTACGGCCGTGGACCTTGGATTTTCTCCTCAGGCCATCGAAAACCGTAGAGTCTATGTCGAGTTCGGGCAAAACGCATTTGCAGTCAGCAAAACCGCTGAGCATATATTTGTTGTTCTAAGCTCCCAACTGATCGAAAAATTAAATTTTGTTGAGCTAAGATCTGTTTTCGCGCACGAACTCTCCCACATCAAAAACCAACATGTCATTGAAAGACATATTGAAAGCATACTGAGCAGTCTTGCGGTCGAAATATATTCAAATGGTGTTCCCGATCAAATTGACAATGACCTGCTTGGGCGCCTGTTAAAATACATGAGGCACATCAACCTTGGACCAGAAACGAAAATCACTGCCCACTCTGTTGGCGAAGATGGAACCCAGCCATCCTCGAGAAGCAATTTAAGAAACATCATTGAGGATGCCTTTGAAAGCTTGCTTACCCTCGAGAGAACTGAGTTTGAGGCTCTGATGAGAGATTTTCTTGAAATTCAACTGAAGCGATTGAAAGAAATGAAGGCCCAGGAAGAAGACATTTCTTTCCATAAATCCTTGTTTGCTCTGGACCCGTTTGATAAATCCCACAAAGACAGATTGCCTCTCGATGCTCTTCTCCAGAAAATGAATAGGGCGTTTAATGCTCTTTCGCAAGCGCAGGAGGAGTCCGCTGATCGATTCGGAACCAGTGTGACTTCCAGCGATCAAACAGCTGCCGCAACTCTTTTTGCAACCCTAGATGTTCGCTTGCAGCGAAATGATCGAATTTCCATGCTCGATCAAGTGCAACAGCAGTGGCAAAGATTTCAAACCAAGTTTTCACAAGATGAAAGAGCTGCTCACTCTTTCGGCTCTACACATCCCGGCAACATTCCTCGCATTTCAAAAATCATGCAGACGCCAGCCTACCCGGCAATCCTCTTTGCCAACCCATTTTTGCGACTGCTGCTCCTGGAAGATGAGTTAAATTTAAGGCTTAGTCACCTCTCATCGCAGTCAGCGCCCGCAAACCAGTTGAAGCGGGTCTCTTCGCTACTTTCAAAATTACAGAGTCGACTGTTCTATTTGATCACTCATGCTGGCACTGAAAGCCGCTCTTCTTTGGCAGCCCCTGCCAATCCTCACTTTGATAATTTCGTGCAATTTATCACTAGCCAAATTGAATTGAGGCGCCAGATCCAAAGAGCCAACGGGGCGGTGGAGACCACACTACAAGAGAATGGTAGAAAATATATAGAAGCTAATAGATTGTTTCAGGGACTTTTGTCCTCGCTCAATCAAACCCTAAACACAACCCCCGTTTGGCACTACAAAAAGAGATCGCGACTCAAGGATCGGCTGAATATTTTAGAACAAATCGCAAGGGCCGAGACGGACGAGGACTTGCGATTGATTCGCAGAAGAACAAGTCCCGTCTCAACAGATTCCGTTGACGGGATTCGTTCTTCAAGAATTCCGATAAGTCTGTTAACATCTTGCAGAAGCAAATTAATTTCGAAAAAGTAG
- a CDS encoding aldehyde dehydrogenase family protein: protein MPAKSLELSVLSPFSREILESLPYDTPQEIEDWLVRAHKLSRQPRSRLSVCQRISILEKAQSFVEKKFDRIVMTATLEGGKPLRDSRIEIERGIQGIRTAIESLKSMGGEEVPMGLTPASEGRWAFTRREPVGIVLAVSAFNHPFNLIIHQVIPAVAVGCPVLVKPARQTPLSCRRLIEILYDAGLPEEWCRMVICDHQMTENLVKDQRLSHFNFIGSAEVGWRLRSLLAPGVTSTLEHGGAAPVIICEDIKFDEAIPLLLKGGFYHAGQVCVSVQRIFVHESKARNFAEQLARGAKNLKVGDPLDETTEVGPMIEPKEVRRIDDWVNEAVQTGAQLLGGGQVLAHHCYSPTVLFNPPEATRITRQEVFGPVVAIYPFKNIEEAIQRANHLPFVFQSAVFTENIHLALKCCRELDATTVLVNDHTAFRVDWMPFGGRRQSGVGVGGIPYSMKELTFEKLLVWKSPELM from the coding sequence ATGCCTGCCAAGTCGTTGGAACTTTCGGTTTTATCTCCATTTAGTCGGGAGATTCTTGAATCTCTGCCTTATGATACGCCTCAAGAAATTGAAGACTGGCTAGTTCGGGCCCACAAGTTGAGCCGCCAGCCCAGATCTCGGTTGTCGGTTTGTCAGAGAATTTCTATTTTGGAGAAGGCCCAATCCTTTGTGGAAAAGAAATTTGATCGTATTGTCATGACGGCAACTCTGGAGGGCGGCAAGCCTTTGCGTGATTCCAGAATCGAAATTGAGAGGGGGATTCAGGGTATCCGAACAGCCATTGAATCACTTAAATCTATGGGAGGGGAAGAAGTTCCCATGGGACTGACGCCTGCTTCGGAAGGTCGATGGGCTTTTACCAGACGAGAACCAGTAGGAATTGTTCTTGCTGTCAGCGCATTTAATCACCCCTTCAATCTTATCATTCATCAAGTCATTCCTGCGGTTGCGGTTGGTTGCCCCGTATTGGTTAAGCCCGCGAGGCAAACGCCCTTGAGTTGTCGTCGTCTCATCGAAATTCTTTACGACGCCGGCTTGCCTGAGGAATGGTGTCGGATGGTTATTTGTGATCATCAAATGACAGAGAACTTAGTGAAAGATCAGCGCCTGTCTCACTTTAATTTTATAGGATCTGCCGAAGTGGGTTGGAGATTACGGAGTTTATTGGCGCCTGGGGTAACGAGCACCCTTGAGCACGGTGGGGCCGCTCCTGTTATTATATGTGAAGATATCAAATTTGATGAAGCGATTCCCCTTCTTTTGAAAGGCGGATTCTATCACGCAGGTCAAGTTTGTGTGTCGGTCCAGAGAATTTTCGTTCATGAAAGCAAGGCCCGGAATTTCGCCGAACAACTTGCGAGAGGTGCAAAAAATCTTAAAGTCGGTGACCCCTTGGATGAAACTACAGAGGTCGGTCCCATGATCGAGCCTAAGGAAGTTCGACGAATTGATGATTGGGTCAATGAGGCAGTGCAAACGGGGGCCCAACTTCTCGGAGGGGGGCAAGTTCTTGCTCATCACTGTTACTCGCCAACGGTCTTATTTAATCCCCCCGAGGCCACTCGCATCACTCGCCAGGAGGTCTTTGGCCCTGTCGTTGCGATCTATCCATTTAAAAATATCGAAGAGGCGATTCAGAGAGCCAATCATTTGCCCTTTGTTTTCCAGAGCGCCGTTTTTACCGAAAACATTCATCTTGCTTTAAAGTGCTGTCGGGAACTTGATGCTACGACAGTATTGGTGAATGATCACACGGCCTTTCGAGTCGACTGGATGCCATTTGGAGGGCGACGCCAGTCAGGTGTCGGAGTCGGAGGGATTCCATATTCGATGAAAGAACTGACTTTTGAAAAACTTTTGGTATGGAAGTCACCTGAGTTAATGTGA
- a CDS encoding efflux RND transporter periplasmic adaptor subunit: protein MELRKCKFVFLCVLMLVSNFLLAAVHLEKKPTVFVLTAKRTEISRILSYPALIEARVHATVLAEADGVVRKIHFALGKKVAAGSPLLSLQQTDPIFQYATVSTKAPVTGVVSEISVTEGALVTKGQKLASVTDPRNLKILVEVPAQDISSLRVGLAGSFESPSIPDKVPLHLAGLSPNVDPATGTASSELIPQKGERSLLLRPGMIGKVTFKTNIRSGFVVPEDAIIKVEDRRYLRIVVDGRARKVPVSIGDRQRGEVEVTAGLEEGSKIVARSSGFVADGDEVLVEEAKTPGEGN from the coding sequence ATGGAACTCAGAAAATGCAAATTTGTTTTTCTGTGTGTTCTGATGCTTGTTTCAAATTTCCTGTTAGCTGCAGTCCATCTTGAAAAGAAGCCAACCGTCTTTGTATTGACTGCTAAGCGCACAGAGATCAGTCGAATTTTGAGCTATCCTGCTTTGATTGAGGCGAGAGTTCATGCAACAGTACTTGCAGAGGCGGATGGCGTTGTAAGAAAAATTCATTTTGCACTCGGGAAGAAAGTTGCGGCAGGCAGTCCACTTCTGAGTTTGCAGCAGACAGATCCCATTTTTCAATATGCTACGGTCTCTACGAAAGCCCCTGTTACGGGTGTTGTGAGTGAAATAAGCGTCACAGAAGGAGCCTTGGTTACAAAAGGACAAAAGTTGGCTTCTGTGACGGACCCAAGAAATCTTAAGATTCTTGTCGAAGTGCCAGCTCAGGATATTTCCTCATTGCGAGTTGGGTTGGCGGGAAGCTTCGAAAGTCCGTCAATTCCTGACAAGGTACCTCTTCATCTCGCCGGTTTGAGTCCGAATGTGGATCCAGCGACGGGCACCGCTTCGTCGGAATTAATTCCTCAAAAGGGTGAGCGATCTCTTCTCTTGCGTCCGGGAATGATTGGAAAGGTGACATTTAAAACCAACATTCGTTCTGGATTTGTTGTTCCTGAAGATGCCATCATTAAGGTTGAGGACCGCAGGTATTTGAGAATTGTTGTCGACGGAAGGGCTCGTAAAGTGCCGGTTTCGATTGGAGATCGCCAGCGCGGAGAGGTGGAGGTGACGGCAGGCCTTGAAGAGGGATCCAAAATTGTGGCGCGTTCGAGCGGCTTTGTCGCAGATGGAGATGAGGTGTTAGTCGAAGAAGCTAAGACTCCCGGAGAGGGCAATTGA